One window of Deinococcus budaensis genomic DNA carries:
- a CDS encoding response regulator, which translates to MRRRRILLVDDNPHDVELALSAFQDCGDHEVTVAGSGPEALAALQERRPLPDLILLDLKMPQMDGLAVLDAIRGEAATRAIPVVMLSTSGEERDIQDCYAHGASAYVIKPLDFKQFRGAMHTITAFWANLNRLPDHA; encoded by the coding sequence CGGCGAATTCTCCTGGTGGACGACAACCCACACGATGTGGAGCTGGCCCTCAGCGCCTTTCAGGACTGCGGCGACCACGAAGTGACGGTGGCGGGCAGCGGTCCCGAGGCGCTGGCCGCCTTGCAGGAGCGCCGCCCCCTCCCCGACCTGATCTTGCTGGACCTCAAGATGCCGCAGATGGACGGGCTGGCCGTACTGGACGCGATCCGGGGCGAGGCCGCCACCCGCGCCATCCCGGTCGTGATGCTCAGCACCAGCGGCGAGGAGCGCGACATTCAGGACTGCTACGCGCACGGGGCGAGCGCCTACGTGATCAAGCCGCTGGACTTCAAGCAGTTCCGGGGAGCGATGCATACCATCACGGCCTTCTGGGCAAACCTCAACCGCCTCCCCGACCATGCGTAG